CCGCGTCATCGAGTTCCCCGAAAGTGCGGTCGAATCCTTCCGGAATGAAGACCGGATCGTACCCGAATCCGCGATCCCCGCGGGGTTCAAAGGCGATCGAACCCTCGCAAAAGCCCTCGACCCGATGCAGGATCCCGCCTTCCGGGTCGGCGACGGCAATCGCGCAGACGAATCTCGCACCGCGGTGCGATGCGTTTGCCAGTTCGGAAAGGAGTTTCGATATCCTCTCCGCGTCTGATGCGCTCTCGCCGGCGTAACGCGCGCTGAGAACGCCTGGCGCCCCGCCGAGCGCGTCGACAGCCAGTCCGGAGTCATCTGAGAGCGTCAATTCGCCGAAGTGCCGGGCATAGGCCGCCGCTTTCAATTCGGCGTTGGCGACGAAAGTATCCCCGGTTTCCTCAACGTCATCGACGGGCGGAAAGTCATCGAGTCCGCAAAGTTCAAATGGGAGATCGCCGAGCAAATCCCGTAATTCACGGATCTTACCGCGGTTGCGCGTCGCCGCAACGAGCTTTCGTCTGGTCATCAACGGTTATCATATCGCGCGGGCGCTTCGAATGTCTTTTGCCGGCGAGGGAATTTCCGAGTTCGATTCGCGAAAGGTCCAGTAAACCCTGAGGGCGGGGAATGGAGAGTTCCGCAGATTCACCGTTTCGGAACAAGAAAAGTATTGCCTAAGTTAGCGCGAATAGGGTATAAATTAAGTAGCGGTTGACCCTTCCGCACCTTACCGAATCCGGCATCTTCAGAGAGGAACCCCCGTTTTGGACGCAGTGATTGCCCAAAATACAGTACAAGAATCGGCAAATCCGACGAACTCGGACGCGCGTCGCGAGGCGTTGTCGCCTGTCGCGAATGTGCCGGACAGGGACAAACTGATCTTCGATCTCGGGCTCTGGCTTTCCGGGCTCGAGAGCTTTCTCAATATCCGCAATCACGCATTCATCGAGGAAAATCGTTCGAAAGCGTCGTCGCGCGATTGGACGCGCGAGTTTCGCCTGACGCGCTCGACGCTTCTGCTTTGCTCGCGGCTGACGTTTCAACTGAGCAAACTCCTTCGCGAGGAGAACAATTCCGGCGCGAATGTCGACGAGGTCGACCTGATTGAGGATTTCAACGGCCTCAAGGAAAACAACGCGATCTCGTCTGACGAGATCTACAAGCTTTCAATGGCGCTCAAGGACGCTTCGCTGCTCAACGACGGGATGATGCGCGCGGCACCGCTGAAGTTTGGAGAATGGACAGCGTGGTGCAATACGCTGACCGAGAAATTGGACTCGGTTCCCATCGTCGCAAAACTCATTTCGAGTGCGGAGAAGACCGGGGAGGCTTTTTTGCCGGGGGTACTCCAAAATCTCCTCGAAACACGCCGGCTTCCGTTTGCGGTTGAAGCCGATCTGCGGCTTGTTCTGCCTCGATTTGCGAAGGTTCTCAAATGGCTCAGCGTGATCGAGGATATGCTGCGCTCGGATATGCCGCTGAAGTCGTCGCTATTGATCTTTTCGCGGATCTACGAACAGATCCAGGAACTGACAGGTTACATCAACAATCGTCTGCTCCGTTATCCGAATCAAGAAGACGAGCTTTTCGGGCAACTCGACGGCGCCGTTTACACCGCATCCATCGAACTTCGAAAGGTCTACAACCACGAACTCGCCGGTCTTGCCGAGATGCGCTCCGTGCCGATGATCTACGCGAAGATCGAAACCGCCTGGGCGCTGCTCAACGACAGCTTTCAATTGACGCTGATGAACTTCGCCCAGATGCTCGATCCGGCGATCGGTACCGACAAACTCTTCCCGAATCTCAGGGAGAAACTGGTCAAGTCATTGCAACTGCGTCAAGATATGTGGGCGCTTCTAAATTCGGTAAAGGAGGCGGAACAGCTCAGCGGCGAATATCCGACGAAAAAGCTGCACACGCAGTTGAGCGCGTTTCTGGCGAACAGCCTCTCGCTTTTGTTCTACAAAGACCGCGAAACGGTCGAACGATTTATCGAGGAAGTCCTGGCGACGACGAACAAGAAAGATCTAGTTCCGCTTTTGCATCGCTTCGGAGCCTATCTCGAAACCCTTTTCGGCCAGGTCAATATGCGCGTCGTCCTCGCGGACCATCCGTTCGAATATAAAAAATAGTCACCGGAATTGAGAAAAAAGGACCGGCGATTCGTAAGTTCGCCGGTTTTTTG
The DNA window shown above is from Acidobacteriota bacterium and carries:
- the rdgB gene encoding RdgB/HAM1 family non-canonical purine NTP pyrophosphatase; its protein translation is MTRRKLVAATRNRGKIRELRDLLGDLPFELCGLDDFPPVDDVEETGDTFVANAELKAAAYARHFGELTLSDDSGLAVDALGGAPGVLSARYAGESASDAERISKLLSELANASHRGARFVCAIAVADPEGGILHRVEGFCEGSIAFEPRGDRGFGYDPVFIPEGFDRTFGELDDAVKSRVSHRAVATAQIIRFLKEFSRTRT